A region from the Acidimicrobiales bacterium genome encodes:
- the arfB gene encoding alternative ribosome rescue aminoacyl-tRNA hydrolase ArfB: MADPSAPLRVRRGLTLPAEELEWSFSGSGGPGGQHANTANTRVTLRFDIVASRALGPRQRQRLLERLGPVVRVVASDERSQLRNRELARERLAARLAAALVTETRRVPTRPGKGAVERRLQEKRALASRKRDRRPPGADD; encoded by the coding sequence GTGGCCGACCCCTCGGCGCCCCTCCGGGTCCGACGGGGCCTCACCCTCCCCGCCGAGGAGCTCGAGTGGTCCTTCTCCGGCTCGGGCGGGCCCGGCGGCCAGCACGCGAACACCGCGAACACCCGTGTCACCCTGCGCTTCGACATCGTCGCCTCGCGCGCCCTCGGCCCCCGCCAGCGCCAGCGCCTGCTCGAGCGCCTCGGTCCGGTGGTGCGCGTCGTCGCCTCCGACGAGCGCTCCCAGCTGCGCAACCGCGAGCTCGCCCGCGAGCGCCTCGCCGCGCGCCTCGCGGCCGCCCTCGTCACCGAGACGCGGCGCGTCCCGACGAGGCCGGGGAAGGGCGCCGTCGAGCGCCGCCTGCAGGAGAAGCGCGCGCTCGCCTCGAGAAAGCGCGACCGCCGGCCCCCGGGCGCCGACGACTGA
- a CDS encoding MDR family MFS transporter: protein MRSASGGTDTTGDEGPLHLWRDPRGPVLAALMMTMSLAALDSTVVTTAVPSIVRDLGGFGLFPWLFSIYLLTQAVTVPIYGRLSDLFGRKPILFVGIALFVGGSLLCGIAWNMESLIAFRGLQGLGAGAIVPMVQTVVGDLYTVRERAKVQGYTAGVWGIASILGPSLGGAFSQFASWRWIFYINLPIGILAVVLLQRHLHEGVARRSHRIDYAGAVVLTVGLSTLIFGLLQGGAVWRWSSPLEIAVLVAGGVLVALFVVIEHHVPEPMVPPWVMSRRPLAAGNVANIALGAVLLGLTSYVPAFSQGVRFVGPLVSGLVVAAVTLGWPISAGFAGRIYLRIGFHSTGVIGGVLTLVGSLCYVTLTAHSPVVVIAAYGVIIGLGLGLIATPVLIAMQSLVGWERRGVVTASNMFSRSIGSAVGVAIFGSAANSSLAASISRAPKAIALELPRSVNVTSRILGGGRSTLPRAATAYLRTALFEATHTVFWGLVIAAVIGLVAVIVIPRSTEPLELPDDAASPADGVPAVAAVAEQA from the coding sequence ATGCGCAGCGCGAGCGGTGGAACCGACACGACCGGCGACGAGGGGCCGCTGCACCTCTGGCGCGACCCGCGCGGCCCGGTGCTCGCGGCGCTGATGATGACGATGAGCCTCGCCGCGCTCGACAGCACGGTCGTGACGACGGCGGTCCCCTCGATCGTGCGCGACCTCGGCGGCTTCGGCCTGTTCCCCTGGCTCTTCTCGATCTACCTCCTCACGCAAGCCGTCACGGTACCGATCTACGGCCGCCTCTCGGACCTCTTCGGCCGCAAGCCGATCCTCTTCGTCGGGATCGCGCTCTTCGTCGGCGGCTCGCTGCTGTGCGGCATCGCCTGGAACATGGAGTCCCTGATCGCCTTCCGCGGCCTGCAGGGCCTCGGCGCGGGTGCGATCGTCCCGATGGTGCAGACGGTCGTCGGCGACCTCTACACGGTGAGGGAGCGGGCCAAGGTCCAGGGCTACACGGCGGGCGTCTGGGGGATCGCCTCGATCCTCGGCCCCTCCCTCGGCGGCGCCTTCTCGCAGTTCGCGAGCTGGCGCTGGATCTTCTACATCAACCTCCCGATCGGGATCCTCGCCGTCGTGCTCCTGCAGCGCCACCTCCACGAGGGCGTCGCCCGCCGCTCGCACCGCATCGACTACGCCGGCGCGGTCGTCCTCACCGTCGGCCTCAGCACGCTCATCTTCGGCCTGCTGCAGGGGGGAGCGGTCTGGCGCTGGTCCTCGCCGCTCGAGATCGCCGTGCTCGTCGCCGGCGGGGTGCTCGTCGCGCTCTTCGTCGTCATCGAGCACCACGTCCCCGAGCCGATGGTCCCGCCGTGGGTGATGTCCCGGCGGCCGCTCGCCGCGGGCAACGTCGCGAACATCGCCCTCGGCGCGGTGCTCCTCGGCCTCACCAGCTACGTCCCCGCCTTCTCCCAGGGCGTCCGCTTTGTGGGGCCGCTCGTCTCCGGCCTCGTCGTCGCCGCGGTGACCCTCGGCTGGCCGATCTCCGCGGGCTTCGCGGGGCGCATCTACCTGCGCATCGGCTTCCACTCGACCGGCGTCATCGGCGGCGTCCTCACCCTCGTCGGCTCGCTCTGCTACGTGACGCTCACCGCGCACAGCCCGGTGGTGGTGATCGCCGCCTACGGGGTGATCATCGGCCTCGGCCTGGGTCTCATCGCGACCCCCGTCCTCATCGCGATGCAGAGCCTCGTCGGCTGGGAGCGCCGGGGGGTGGTCACCGCCTCGAACATGTTCTCCCGCTCGATCGGCAGCGCGGTCGGGGTCGCGATCTTCGGCTCGGCCGCCAACTCCTCGCTCGCCGCCTCCATCAGCCGCGCGCCGAAGGCGATCGCCCTCGAGCTGCCGAGGAGCGTGAACGTCACCTCGCGGATCCTCGGCGGCGGCCGCAGCACCCTCCCCCGCGCCGCCACCGCCTACCTGCGCACCGCCCTCTTCGAGGCGACGCACACGGTCTTCTGGGGCCTCGTCATCGCCGCGGTGATCGGCCTCGTCGCGGTGATCGTCATCCCCCGCTCGACCGAGCCCCTCGAGCTGCCCGACGACGCCGCGAGCCCGGCCGACGGCGTCCCCGCCGTCGCTGCCGTCGCCGAGCAGGCGTAG
- a CDS encoding peroxiredoxin, which produces MKVGDQIEDFTLPDEQGRPVTLSELWAGGPVVLFFYPAAMTSGCTAEACHFRDLAGEFAAHGAARVGISADGVDKQQSFSALHSFDYPLLSDAERTVARRFGVRRSFGPLTTKRWTFVIGRSGRLLEVIKSETRMNRHADRALEVLAAYR; this is translated from the coding sequence ATGAAAGTTGGCGACCAGATCGAGGACTTCACCCTGCCCGACGAACAGGGGCGGCCCGTCACGCTCTCGGAGCTGTGGGCCGGGGGGCCGGTGGTGCTCTTCTTCTACCCGGCGGCGATGACCTCCGGCTGCACCGCCGAGGCCTGCCACTTCCGTGACCTGGCCGGCGAGTTCGCGGCGCACGGCGCGGCGCGCGTCGGGATCAGCGCGGACGGGGTGGACAAGCAGCAGAGCTTCTCGGCGCTGCACTCCTTTGACTACCCGCTCCTCTCCGACGCCGAGCGGACGGTCGCCCGCCGCTTCGGGGTGCGGCGCTCCTTCGGGCCGCTGACCACCAAGCGCTGGACCTTCGTGATCGGGCGCAGCGGGCGGCTGCTCGAGGTGATCAAGAGCGAGACCCGCATGAACCGCCACGCGGACCGAGCGCTCGAGGTCCTCGCCGCCTATCGCTGA
- a CDS encoding cysteine--tRNA ligase, producing the protein MQLFDTRRGEAVPFEPGPVVTMYTCGITPYDAAHLGHVATYLAYDVLQRRLRDLGHETRCVRNVTDVDDDLLRKARSLGVHYLDLAAEETARFDEHIRALGLLPSYSEPRATSAISDILRCVGKVLDAGAAYQAGGAVYFDVSSFSRFGEISGLSRDEMLLLAAERGGNPDDPFKDDPLDFVLWQPSLEDEPAWESLWGPGRPGWHIECSALALRELGTTIDLHGGGADLIFPHHECEAAQSETATGEPFVRHWMHVGMVRLGGEKMSKSLGNLVFAGELLKDHDAAAIRLAVLSQHYRSSWEWEERLLTEAEARLERWRGAGRGEAGLGAVRARLDEDLDTAGAPPG; encoded by the coding sequence GTGCAGCTCTTCGACACCCGTCGTGGCGAGGCCGTCCCCTTCGAACCGGGGCCCGTCGTCACGATGTACACCTGCGGGATCACCCCCTACGACGCGGCGCACCTCGGCCACGTCGCGACCTACCTCGCCTACGACGTGCTGCAGCGACGGCTGCGCGACCTCGGCCACGAGACGCGCTGCGTGCGCAACGTCACCGACGTCGACGACGACCTCCTGCGAAAGGCGCGCAGCCTCGGCGTCCACTACCTCGATCTCGCCGCCGAGGAGACCGCCCGCTTCGACGAGCACATCCGCGCCCTCGGCCTCCTGCCCTCCTACTCCGAGCCGCGCGCCACGTCGGCGATTTCGGACATCCTCCGCTGCGTGGGCAAGGTCCTCGACGCCGGCGCCGCCTACCAGGCGGGCGGGGCGGTCTACTTCGACGTCTCCTCGTTCTCCCGCTTCGGCGAGATCTCGGGGCTGTCGCGCGACGAGATGCTCCTCCTCGCCGCGGAGCGGGGCGGCAACCCCGACGACCCCTTCAAGGACGACCCCCTCGACTTCGTCCTCTGGCAGCCCTCCCTCGAGGACGAGCCGGCCTGGGAGTCGCTGTGGGGCCCGGGACGGCCGGGCTGGCACATCGAGTGCTCGGCGCTCGCGCTGCGCGAGCTCGGTACGACGATCGACCTGCACGGCGGGGGAGCGGACCTCATCTTCCCGCACCACGAGTGCGAGGCGGCGCAGTCCGAGACGGCGACGGGGGAGCCCTTCGTCCGCCACTGGATGCACGTCGGCATGGTCCGCCTCGGTGGCGAGAAGATGTCGAAGTCGCTCGGCAACCTCGTCTTCGCGGGCGAGCTCCTGAAGGACCACGACGCGGCCGCGATCCGCCTCGCCGTGTTGTCCCAGCACTACCGGAGCTCCTGGGAGTGGGAGGAGCGCCTCCTCACCGAAGCCGAGGCGCGCCTCGAGCGCTGGCGGGGCGCGGGGCGCGGCGAGGCCGGCCTCGGCGCCGTGCGCGCCCGCCTCGACGAGGACCTCGACACCGCCGGCGCGCCCCCGGGG
- a CDS encoding GNAT family N-acetyltransferase — MAAPCREPVAAPVVLRLLTPERARRICDRAPDVTDHWAPDFPSEGDREAAGALLRDLDQGRAPGPFGPYEVIETEGGSVVGGINFHSAPDAEGAVEVGYGIVESAAGRGYGTAALAALVEVARGGAVAVVRGRALPENTASRRVMEKAGLSFVGITDGYACYQLLLAARAVVEHWDGD; from the coding sequence ATGGCCGCACCATGCCGAGAGCCAGTCGCGGCACCGGTCGTGCTCCGCCTCCTCACCCCCGAGCGGGCGCGCCGGATCTGTGACCGGGCGCCCGACGTCACCGACCACTGGGCCCCGGACTTCCCGAGCGAGGGGGACCGCGAGGCGGCCGGGGCGCTGCTGCGCGACCTCGACCAGGGGCGGGCCCCGGGCCCCTTCGGCCCCTACGAGGTGATCGAGACCGAGGGCGGGAGCGTGGTCGGGGGGATCAACTTCCATTCCGCACCCGACGCGGAGGGCGCCGTCGAGGTCGGCTACGGGATCGTCGAGAGCGCGGCGGGGAGGGGCTACGGCACCGCGGCGCTCGCCGCGCTCGTCGAGGTGGCGCGCGGTGGCGCGGTGGCGGTGGTGCGTGGCAGGGCCCTCCCCGAGAACACCGCGAGCCGTCGCGTGATGGAGAAGGCCGGCCTCTCCTTCGTCGGCATCACCGACGGCTACGCCTGCTACCAGCTCCTCCTCGCCGCGCGCGCCGTCGTGGAACACTGGGACGGGGACTGA
- the npdG gene encoding NADPH-dependent F420 reductase: MQAGIIGGTGPAGRALAVRLGANGVSVLLGSRDRARGEEVAAEVIAEAGTFGLDIVGVDNATAAGAEVVVLATPWDGAVSTARDHAETLSGKVVVSMVNALARVGNEFQALVPARGSIAASVQAVLPGSRVTAAFQHLPARELGDLAHALDCDVLVCADDREAGEVTGRLVEAVPGLRAVQAGSLASANAVEALTAVLLNVNIRYKTHVAVKLPGLPER, from the coding sequence ATGCAAGCAGGGATCATCGGAGGGACCGGGCCGGCGGGACGCGCCCTCGCCGTCCGCCTCGGCGCGAACGGGGTGTCGGTGCTGCTCGGCTCGCGGGACCGGGCGCGCGGCGAGGAGGTCGCCGCCGAGGTGATCGCCGAGGCCGGCACCTTCGGCCTCGACATCGTGGGCGTCGACAACGCGACGGCCGCCGGTGCCGAGGTCGTCGTGCTCGCCACCCCCTGGGACGGTGCCGTCTCGACGGCGCGCGACCACGCCGAGACACTCTCGGGCAAGGTCGTCGTCTCGATGGTGAACGCCCTCGCCCGCGTCGGCAACGAGTTCCAGGCGCTCGTCCCGGCGCGCGGCTCGATCGCCGCCAGCGTGCAGGCGGTGCTCCCCGGCTCGCGGGTCACCGCCGCCTTCCAGCATCTGCCGGCGCGCGAGCTCGGCGACCTCGCGCACGCCCTCGACTGCGACGTCCTCGTCTGCGCGGACGACCGTGAGGCGGGCGAGGTGACCGGCCGCCTCGTCGAGGCCGTGCCGGGGCTGCGGGCGGTGCAGGCGGGCTCGCTCGCCTCGGCCAACGCCGTCGAGGCGCTGACGGCGGTCCTCCTCAACGTGAACATCCGCTACAAGACCCACGTCGCGGTGAAGCTCCCGGGCCTCCCGGAGCGCTGA